From one Mytilus edulis chromosome 1, xbMytEdul2.2, whole genome shotgun sequence genomic stretch:
- the LOC139505905 gene encoding lamin-like protein, with amino-acid sequence MSTININTATKEELMGIRDIGEARVNLIMKARQIKGTLTLKDLKMIEGVPNTIWDPLTRKGTVEVSPEEETQEKQTTAQDDTSAILEQYKTKLLFAEQDKVHSKREYMKEVEDLKVTFEKQLRYKSAEIEECLVELQQTKENFQREVEKDQLEREKSQKELSFENTQIKQEMSELQHHYESTMAEKEGDFSGRMESMQRERQTLMDKVMEQAQEMDKERERSKEHYKQMKQRDAEYGRKLTALEEQLQHVKTSRLISEKLAPGDIFRGKVTEMSASSWYYFR; translated from the coding sequence ATGTCGACAATTAACATCAATACTGCGACAAAAGAAGAGTTAATGGGAATAAGAGACATAGGGGAGGCCAGAGTGAATTTAATTATGAAAGCAAGACAAATTAAAGGTACCTTGACATTAAAAGATCTAAAGATGATAGAAGGTGTACCAAACACGATTTGGGACCCATTGACAAGGAAAGGCACAGTTGAAGTTAGTCCAGAGGAAGAAACTCAAGAAAAGCAAACCACAGCACAAGACGACACTTCTGCAATATTAGAACAGTATAAGACAAAGTTGTTATTTGCAGAACAAGACAAAGTTCATTCAAAAAGGGAATATATGAAAGAAGTTGAAGATTTAAAAGTAACATTTGAGAAGCAACTGAGGTATAAGTCAGCAGAGATAGAGGAATGCCTTGTTGAACTCCAACAAACAAAAGAGAATTTTCAAAGAGAAGTGGAGAAGGATCAGCTGGAAAGGGAAAAAAGTCAAAAAGAGTTAAGTTttgaaaatacacaaattaaACAGGAAATGAGTGAGCTACAACATCATTATGAGAGCACAATGGCAGAAAAAGAAGGTGATTTTTCAGGACGAATGGAGAGCATGCAACGGGAACGTCAAACATTAATGGATAAAGTCATGGAACAGGCTCAAGAGATGGATAAAGAAAGAGAGAGGAGTAAGGAGCATTATAAGCAGATGAAACAAAGGGATGCAGAATATGGCAGGAAATTAACTGCATTAGAAGAGCAATTGCAGCATGTTAAAACATCACGACTTATTTCCGAAAAGCTAGCTCCAGGAGATATATTTAGGGGTAAAGTAACCGAGATGTCAGCCAGCTCGTGGTATTACTTCAGATAA